A genomic segment from Tuwongella immobilis encodes:
- the fdhD gene encoding formate dehydrogenase accessory sulfurtransferase FdhD, whose protein sequence is MPDDQPMLRIPIRSFRQTDSGFASHIRDDLLAVEEPLEIRLGFGPRAARQSAAISVTMRTPGHDRELALGFLFNEAVLTNAQSVEDWHSPTRGVIQAELAPDVRVDLNRLHRNVYTTSSCGVCGKASLDAVAVALPDLLDESGPTIAPELLLELPAKLRQAQAVFEQTGGLHASALFDSSGQLLAMREDVGRHNALDKLIGWALESGQIPLRNSVLLVSGRVSFELTQKALMAGIPILAAVGAPSSLAVELADSQGQTLVGFLRDGRYNVYTGAARLGGLSSLGADS, encoded by the coding sequence ATGCCAGACGATCAACCGATGCTTCGGATTCCGATTCGGTCATTCCGGCAGACGGATTCCGGATTCGCCTCGCACATTCGGGATGACCTTCTCGCGGTGGAAGAGCCGCTGGAGATTCGCCTCGGGTTCGGCCCGCGCGCCGCTCGCCAGAGCGCGGCCATCAGCGTCACCATGCGCACGCCCGGCCACGACCGCGAATTGGCATTGGGATTTCTCTTCAATGAAGCGGTGCTAACCAATGCGCAATCGGTGGAGGATTGGCATTCCCCGACGCGCGGCGTGATTCAAGCGGAACTCGCTCCCGACGTGCGGGTCGATCTCAACCGATTGCACCGAAATGTCTACACCACTTCCAGTTGCGGCGTTTGCGGCAAGGCAAGCCTGGATGCGGTCGCAGTCGCCCTGCCGGACTTGCTCGATGAATCCGGCCCGACGATCGCACCGGAATTGCTGCTGGAATTGCCCGCCAAACTGCGCCAAGCCCAAGCCGTATTCGAGCAGACCGGCGGACTCCACGCATCGGCGCTCTTCGATTCATCTGGCCAATTGCTGGCCATGCGCGAAGATGTGGGCCGACATAACGCCTTGGATAAACTCATCGGCTGGGCCTTGGAATCTGGTCAAATTCCCCTGCGGAATTCGGTGCTTTTAGTCAGCGGACGTGTTAGTTTTGAGTTGACGCAAAAAGCGCTGATGGCTGGCATTCCGATTCTGGCGGCCGTGGGTGCGCCGTCGAGTTTGGCCGTGGAGCTGGCCGATTCGCAGGGGCAAACGCTGGTCGGCTTTCTGCGAGATGGTCGCTATAATGTCTACACCGGAGCCGCAAGGTTGGGCGGTCTCTCCTCTCTCGGAGCGGATTCATGA